One genomic region from Streptomyces venezuelae encodes:
- a CDS encoding HNH endonuclease, producing MAQISWVRDELLLACALVVENGWQELRQTDQRVHELSGLLRSLPLHGDAVADPRFRSANSVSRKTTDIATAHPAHTGGSTKGGKPTQEIVADFVEHEADMMATAKALRVGIENGELCRSPHSANETTPDGDTSALEGRLLVRWALYRERDRGLRRRKIKHAQRLRQSLQCEVCSFDFGQTYGPLGVGYVEVHHRLPLHISGPRETKLEDLAFLCANCHRMCHRNHEGESWRTPDALRAELHGDAGHAAASPAS from the coding sequence ATGGCTCAAATCTCTTGGGTGCGAGACGAACTGCTGCTCGCGTGCGCACTTGTCGTCGAGAACGGCTGGCAAGAGCTTCGTCAGACCGATCAGCGCGTGCACGAGCTGTCCGGCCTGCTGCGTTCGCTCCCCCTCCACGGGGACGCCGTGGCTGACCCACGGTTCCGGTCGGCCAACAGTGTGAGCCGCAAGACAACGGACATTGCCACTGCCCACCCGGCCCACACGGGTGGCTCGACCAAGGGTGGCAAGCCCACTCAGGAGATCGTGGCCGACTTCGTCGAGCACGAAGCGGACATGATGGCGACCGCCAAGGCCCTTCGGGTCGGCATCGAGAACGGCGAGCTGTGCCGTAGCCCGCACTCGGCCAACGAGACCACCCCAGACGGGGACACCAGCGCGCTGGAGGGCCGCCTGCTGGTCCGCTGGGCGCTCTACCGCGAGCGCGACCGCGGCCTGCGCCGACGCAAGATCAAGCACGCCCAGAGGCTGAGGCAGTCGCTCCAGTGCGAAGTCTGTTCCTTCGACTTCGGCCAGACATACGGCCCTCTCGGCGTCGGCTACGTCGAGGTCCATCACCGGCTACCCCTCCACATCTCCGGGCCTCGTGAAACCAAGCTCGAAGACCTCGCATTCCTCTGCGCGAACTGCCATCGCATGTGCCACAGAAACCACGAAGGGGAGTCGTGGCGCACACCTGACGCCCTGCGCGCGGAACTGCACGGGGACGCCGGTCACGCGGCGGCCTCTCCAGCCTCATAG
- a CDS encoding DNA cytosine methyltransferase — MTGTEAEFTSIEICAGAGGQAIGLHAAGFRHLALVEIDKHARETLRRNIEARSDWAWEEQHCDLSHADVGTFEPLEGVKRDGKLLGPEELDLLAGGVPCPPFSHAGKQLGKDDERDLFPRMLYLVEQLRPRAVMIENVRGILDPKFSDYRDYITARLQSGTYRADDGSLVTDDGLGYEVCHWGILEASDFGVPQLRPRAILVAIRKDVLKDVKYEWPTPTHERPVSVVEKLEASMATRYEAYYDGPRDQEARAAYARWHTMATERHEELEAKGGAGIAPTLVGGSKKHGGADLGPSRAKAAWKQLGVSGLGVANDAETCKKKGSEDRDLFGVGGPMLTVEQAAIIQGFPGDWIFDGGKTAQYRQVGNAFPPPVAEAVGRSIMDVLKAARERDAKKS; from the coding sequence ATGACCGGCACTGAGGCGGAGTTCACTTCAATCGAGATCTGTGCTGGAGCCGGTGGGCAAGCCATTGGGCTGCACGCTGCCGGGTTCAGGCACCTTGCTCTCGTAGAGATCGACAAGCATGCGAGGGAAACGCTGCGCCGGAACATCGAAGCGCGCTCAGACTGGGCCTGGGAAGAGCAGCACTGTGACCTCAGCCATGCGGATGTCGGGACATTCGAGCCGCTGGAGGGCGTGAAGAGGGACGGGAAGCTGCTCGGGCCCGAGGAGCTGGACCTCCTTGCTGGCGGCGTACCGTGCCCGCCTTTCTCTCACGCGGGAAAGCAGCTCGGGAAGGATGACGAGCGGGATCTCTTTCCGCGGATGCTCTACCTCGTCGAGCAGCTGAGGCCGCGAGCTGTAATGATCGAAAACGTGCGAGGCATCCTGGACCCGAAGTTCTCGGACTACCGGGACTACATCACGGCCAGGCTGCAGAGCGGCACCTATCGTGCCGACGACGGCTCCCTCGTGACTGATGACGGGCTTGGGTACGAGGTGTGTCACTGGGGGATCCTGGAGGCCAGCGACTTCGGTGTGCCGCAGCTCCGGCCCCGCGCGATTCTCGTCGCCATCCGCAAAGACGTTCTCAAGGACGTGAAGTACGAGTGGCCGACCCCCACACACGAGCGCCCGGTGAGCGTTGTCGAGAAGCTCGAGGCGTCGATGGCGACGCGCTACGAGGCGTACTACGACGGCCCGCGCGACCAGGAGGCGCGTGCTGCTTATGCGCGATGGCACACCATGGCGACGGAGCGGCATGAAGAGCTAGAGGCCAAGGGCGGCGCCGGAATCGCGCCCACGTTGGTTGGGGGGTCGAAGAAGCACGGTGGGGCCGACCTCGGCCCCAGCCGAGCCAAGGCGGCCTGGAAGCAGCTCGGTGTCTCCGGCCTAGGTGTGGCCAATGACGCCGAGACCTGCAAGAAGAAGGGGTCTGAGGACCGCGACCTGTTCGGTGTCGGCGGGCCGATGCTGACCGTGGAGCAGGCGGCGATCATCCAGGGCTTCCCGGGGGACTGGATCTTCGACGGCGGTAAGACGGCTCAGTACCGGCAGGTGGGCAATGCCTTCCCGCCGCCGGTTGCCGAAGCCGTCGGCCGGTCGATCATGGACGTCCTGAAGGCCGCCCGCGAGCGTGACGCGAAGAAGTCCTGA
- a CDS encoding very short patch repair endonuclease → MSEYDDWSPPEGSWASSAERRRNMQAIRSRDTKPEQLVRRLLHAQGLRYRVAARPLADLRRTADIVFRPVKVAVFIDGCYWHGCPEHYVPPKTNPGYWSDKVARNMARDRDTDQRLQEAGWTVLRFWEHEPSAECAVRIAAEVEERRARARSTGTGTT, encoded by the coding sequence GTGTCGGAATACGACGACTGGAGCCCCCCAGAAGGGTCATGGGCATCATCCGCCGAACGCCGCCGCAACATGCAAGCGATCCGCAGTCGGGATACGAAGCCAGAGCAGCTGGTCAGGCGGCTACTGCACGCTCAAGGATTGCGCTACCGAGTGGCGGCCAGACCCTTGGCCGACCTCCGCCGGACGGCAGACATTGTTTTCCGGCCGGTGAAGGTTGCGGTATTTATCGATGGCTGCTACTGGCACGGGTGTCCCGAGCACTACGTACCACCGAAGACGAATCCCGGATATTGGTCGGACAAAGTCGCCCGCAACATGGCTCGCGACCGTGACACGGACCAGCGGCTCCAGGAAGCAGGGTGGACCGTGCTGCGCTTCTGGGAGCACGAGCCGTCGGCAGAGTGTGCCGTTCGAATCGCAGCCGAAGTAGAGGAGCGTCGTGCCCGTGCGCGGAGCACAGGCACGGGCACGACGTAA
- a CDS encoding NaeI family type II restriction endonuclease, translated as MQLVKDWIHERPVADLYTDSIRNAIDYVLDGARTGRFDLLSPEVHPGERASVGAKLEYEVLRNFELPKTKPLDTHIADVPVDIKATVGSNWSIPTEAHCQLCLCTQIQLKNNRHRTWLVRAHTSWLYRGKGNKDGKRGLAVDARDNWSIPLYDWTPLPVNPLRYLSEEAASRIFAKKPGQTKRLLMMFHELEGHIIPRNAILTVGAGNDDPMRRARQARDLAEKEGLLVLCGDWLESRDIAAARGIHLRSGEWIALKGEGEAGPPQQLTLAENH; from the coding sequence ATGCAGCTGGTCAAGGATTGGATCCACGAACGCCCAGTAGCCGACCTGTATACGGACTCCATCCGCAATGCCATCGACTATGTACTCGATGGCGCCAGAACCGGCCGTTTCGATCTCCTTTCCCCAGAAGTCCATCCCGGTGAGCGCGCATCCGTGGGCGCAAAGCTCGAATATGAGGTCCTACGGAATTTTGAACTACCGAAGACCAAACCCCTTGACACCCACATCGCTGACGTTCCGGTCGACATCAAGGCAACTGTCGGCAGCAACTGGTCGATACCAACGGAAGCTCATTGCCAACTCTGCCTCTGCACGCAAATTCAACTGAAGAACAATCGCCATCGAACATGGCTCGTCCGGGCACACACTTCTTGGCTTTACCGCGGAAAGGGAAACAAGGACGGGAAGCGAGGGCTTGCCGTCGACGCTCGGGATAACTGGAGCATCCCGCTCTACGACTGGACTCCCCTGCCAGTCAACCCACTCCGATACTTGTCCGAAGAAGCAGCCAGTAGAATCTTTGCAAAGAAGCCCGGACAGACCAAGCGTCTCCTCATGATGTTCCACGAACTCGAAGGGCACATTATTCCCCGAAATGCAATTCTTACCGTGGGGGCAGGAAACGACGATCCCATGCGGCGCGCCAGGCAAGCAAGAGACCTGGCCGAGAAGGAAGGCCTACTGGTGCTGTGCGGTGACTGGCTCGAATCCCGCGACATAGCTGCAGCGCGAGGCATCCATCTGCGTTCAGGAGAATGGATCGCCCTGAAAGGCGAGGGAGAAGCAGGACCGCCCCAACAACTCACCCTCGCAGAGAATCATTAA
- a CDS encoding class E sortase, whose protein sequence is MRDRVRERRERVPVVVQGRGRRRTGARVLWAAAEAVVTCGVVVLLLVVHQLWWTNQQARAEAREQVSVLEREWAISPPVEGEGEGGGDGDPPVRSVESELPGEAETPAAGDLPEVASVRPAPSSGRDRTRQAAPDSRAFAILRIPRLGLTVPVARGISKRSVLDKGYVGHYPGTSGPGRTGNFALAGHRNTHGEPFRYINRLVPGDVISVRTRARTYTYRVDQVLPQTAPRDVGVVRAVPRSLVKPSYGYSAAGSYLTLTTCTPEFSSAYRLVVWAKLVGPGGA, encoded by the coding sequence GTGCGGGACAGGGTGCGGGAGCGGCGGGAGCGAGTGCCGGTCGTCGTCCAGGGGCGGGGGCGGCGCCGTACCGGTGCCCGCGTGCTGTGGGCGGCGGCCGAGGCCGTCGTCACCTGCGGGGTTGTCGTCCTTCTTCTTGTCGTCCATCAGCTCTGGTGGACCAACCAGCAGGCCCGTGCCGAGGCCCGCGAGCAGGTGAGCGTCCTGGAGCGGGAGTGGGCGATCTCTCCTCCCGTGGAGGGGGAAGGGGAGGGGGGCGGGGACGGGGACCCCCCGGTCCGGAGCGTGGAGTCCGAGCTGCCCGGTGAGGCCGAGACGCCCGCGGCGGGGGATCTCCCCGAGGTCGCCTCCGTTCGTCCGGCTCCATCGTCCGGCCGCGACCGGACCCGGCAGGCCGCCCCCGACTCCCGCGCCTTCGCCATCCTCCGTATCCCCCGGCTCGGCCTCACCGTCCCCGTCGCCCGCGGCATCTCCAAGCGTTCCGTCCTCGACAAGGGGTACGTCGGGCACTACCCCGGCACCTCCGGGCCCGGCCGGACCGGGAACTTCGCTCTCGCCGGGCACCGGAACACCCATGGCGAGCCTTTCCGGTACATCAACCGGCTCGTACCCGGGGACGTCATCAGCGTGCGGACCCGTGCGCGGACGTACACCTACCGCGTCGACCAGGTCCTCCCGCAGACCGCCCCCCGTGACGTCGGGGTCGTCCGGGCCGTCCCCCGGTCCCTCGTCAAGCCGTCCTACGGGTACTCGGCCGCCGGGTCCTATCTCACCCTCACCACCTGCACGCCCGAGTTCAGCAGTGCCTATCGGCTCGTGGTGTGGGCGAAGCTCGTCGGCCCAGGAGGAGCGTGA
- a CDS encoding MFS transporter, translated as MPQPATALLSPALKPPARPSATLAVTGAATAVALMNYTAPMLTLPDTAAAFGTPDSARAWLLNGTPLGLAVLLLVAGSLADTHGRRRVFLLGTLALGAATGLGAFAGSTLTFTLARIAQGAASAAVLAGSLGLLADAYPSGRDRIRATGIWGASVSGGIALGPLLAGALSLVDWRLAYGVLGLGALVIAAAGTRTLGPETAKPVQRTRPDLPGALTLGLALAALLTALTLGRDGWLRAPVALLLVTSAALTAAFVTIEHRSRTPMVDLTLLRRPAFLASTLGALFTGLAVIGLFSVVPALLQSGAGMSPLGAAWLFVLWSGTAFVVALQARHLAGRLSAAYQLTVGFALSAAGVLALLGALEGPWPRLLPGLLVAGAGSGLLNAALPRLAVDSVPPERAAMGSGANNTARYIGSAAGVALTLALTPAGPDTALLVSAGLALTGAALTLLLGRRASPTPRADRHC; from the coding sequence ATGCCCCAGCCCGCCACCGCCCTCCTCTCCCCGGCGCTGAAGCCGCCGGCCCGCCCCTCCGCGACGCTCGCCGTCACCGGCGCGGCCACGGCCGTGGCGCTGATGAACTACACGGCCCCGATGCTCACCCTCCCCGACACGGCCGCCGCCTTCGGGACGCCGGACTCGGCCCGGGCCTGGCTGCTCAACGGCACCCCGCTCGGTCTCGCCGTCCTCCTCCTGGTGGCCGGCAGCCTCGCAGACACGCACGGGCGGCGCCGGGTCTTCCTCCTCGGCACCCTCGCCCTGGGCGCCGCCACCGGCCTGGGCGCCTTCGCGGGCTCCACGCTCACCTTCACCCTCGCCCGGATCGCCCAGGGCGCGGCGAGCGCGGCGGTCCTCGCGGGCAGCCTGGGCCTGCTGGCCGACGCGTACCCCTCGGGCCGCGACCGGATCAGGGCGACCGGCATCTGGGGCGCGTCGGTCAGCGGCGGCATCGCGCTCGGCCCGCTGCTCGCGGGCGCGCTGAGCCTGGTGGACTGGCGCCTGGCGTACGGGGTGCTGGGCCTCGGCGCCCTGGTGATCGCGGCGGCGGGCACCCGCACCCTCGGCCCGGAGACGGCGAAGCCGGTGCAGCGGACGCGCCCCGACCTCCCGGGCGCCCTCACCCTCGGCCTGGCCCTGGCGGCCCTGCTCACAGCGCTCACGCTCGGCCGGGACGGCTGGCTGCGGGCGCCGGTGGCCCTCCTGCTCGTCACCTCCGCCGCCCTGACGGCGGCCTTCGTGACGATCGAGCACCGGAGCCGTACGCCCATGGTCGACCTGACGCTCCTGCGCCGCCCGGCCTTCCTGGCGTCGACGCTCGGGGCGCTGTTCACGGGCCTGGCGGTGATCGGCCTGTTCAGCGTGGTGCCCGCGCTGCTCCAGAGCGGGGCGGGGATGTCACCGCTGGGGGCGGCGTGGCTGTTCGTCCTCTGGTCGGGCACGGCGTTCGTGGTGGCGCTCCAGGCGCGCCACCTCGCGGGCCGGCTGTCCGCCGCGTACCAACTGACCGTGGGTTTCGCCTTGTCGGCGGCAGGAGTACTGGCTCTCCTCGGCGCTCTGGAAGGCCCCTGGCCACGCCTCCTCCCGGGCCTCCTCGTGGCGGGCGCGGGCAGCGGCCTCCTGAACGCGGCACTGCCCCGGCTCGCCGTGGACTCCGTACCGCCGGAGCGGGCGGCGATGGGCTCGGGCGCCAACAACACCGCCCGCTACATCGGTTCCGCGGCGGGCGTGGCCCTGACCCTGGCCCTGACACCGGCGGGCCCGGACACGGCGCTCCTGGTCTCGGCGGGACTGGCACTGACGGGCGCGGCGCTCACGCTCCTCCTGGGCCGACGAGCTTCGCCCACACCACGAGCCGATAGGCACTGCTGA
- a CDS encoding winged helix-turn-helix transcriptional regulator, translating into MALGKDYAHQQCSIARALEVVGERWTLLVVRDAFYGVRRYNDFLVHLGVPRAVLAARLQALVEAGVLERRRYRESPPRDEYVLTERGLALWPVLRALGAWGRAEVPGAVPVRRFHHADCGTELGSYGECPACRVPVPPADVEMRPGAGLDPDPGDPVGRALLAPRRLLVPVGREDVSEGGNS; encoded by the coding sequence ATGGCTCTCGGCAAGGACTACGCCCACCAGCAGTGCTCCATCGCCCGCGCCCTCGAGGTCGTCGGCGAGCGCTGGACCCTCCTCGTCGTCCGCGACGCCTTCTACGGCGTCCGCCGCTACAACGACTTCCTCGTTCACCTCGGCGTCCCCCGCGCCGTCCTCGCCGCCCGCCTCCAGGCCCTCGTCGAGGCCGGCGTCCTCGAACGGCGGCGCTACCGGGAGTCGCCCCCGCGCGACGAGTACGTGCTCACCGAGCGCGGCCTCGCCCTCTGGCCCGTCCTGCGCGCGCTCGGCGCCTGGGGGCGGGCCGAAGTCCCCGGAGCCGTACCGGTGCGCCGCTTCCACCACGCCGACTGCGGCACCGAACTCGGGTCGTACGGCGAATGCCCCGCCTGCCGCGTCCCCGTGCCGCCCGCCGACGTCGAGATGCGGCCCGGCGCGGGCCTCGACCCGGACCCCGGCGATCCCGTCGGGCGCGCCCTGCTCGCGCCCCG